Proteins encoded within one genomic window of Spirulina major PCC 6313:
- a CDS encoding tetratricopeptide repeat protein, with amino-acid sequence MVKIAVLRLTSALGLSMVMMTAGLSAQANGVVAPYKISQATAANTQLRDLLRQGRELSDAGDYAAAIAIYEQAARLDQGNARIYSGIGYLQASEGNYADAIAAYQTAIRLDGNNPSFYYGLGYSQAKAGQYRAAAASYQRAIALDSDDTLSYQGLAAVQLRLGDYDAAMATYNQVLANNPGDRARIYGMIGALLLEQNEPAKAAEILTTAAREFPSEVTIHLPLAVAQLQQGNYDAGIKTLQTVNRLDPNNPEVHLQLGKIYQFQQRWDDAEAAFQRAASLNPAQGEVRLALAELSMRQERYLEATATYRLATELDPQNPAAFLGLGQALLARNREQDAKTALEMAKRLYTAQGNTAGIAQVNAILDDL; translated from the coding sequence ATGGTGAAAATTGCTGTTTTAAGGCTTACGAGTGCTTTGGGGTTATCCATGGTGATGATGACCGCCGGACTCTCCGCACAGGCGAACGGGGTTGTCGCCCCCTACAAAATTAGCCAAGCGACCGCTGCAAATACGCAACTGCGAGATCTGCTTCGTCAAGGACGAGAATTGTCCGACGCGGGGGACTATGCCGCTGCGATCGCCATCTACGAGCAAGCCGCCCGCCTCGACCAAGGCAACGCCCGCATCTATTCCGGGATTGGCTACCTGCAAGCCAGTGAAGGCAACTACGCCGATGCGATCGCCGCCTACCAAACCGCCATCCGCCTCGACGGCAACAACCCCAGTTTTTACTACGGTCTCGGCTACAGCCAAGCCAAAGCCGGTCAATACCGTGCCGCCGCTGCATCTTACCAACGCGCGATCGCCCTCGACTCCGACGACACCCTCAGCTACCAAGGCCTCGCCGCCGTGCAACTTCGCCTGGGGGACTACGATGCCGCCATGGCCACCTATAACCAAGTTTTAGCCAACAATCCCGGCGATCGCGCCCGCATCTACGGCATGATTGGCGCACTCCTCCTCGAACAAAACGAACCCGCCAAAGCGGCTGAAATTCTCACCACCGCCGCCCGTGAATTTCCCAGCGAAGTCACGATTCATCTCCCCCTCGCCGTCGCCCAACTCCAACAGGGCAACTACGACGCAGGGATCAAAACCCTGCAAACTGTCAACCGCCTCGATCCCAACAATCCCGAAGTTCACCTCCAACTGGGCAAAATCTATCAGTTTCAACAGCGCTGGGATGATGCCGAAGCAGCTTTCCAACGGGCTGCGTCCCTCAATCCGGCACAGGGTGAAGTGCGCCTTGCCCTCGCGGAACTGAGTATGCGCCAAGAGCGATATTTAGAAGCCACCGCCACCTATCGCCTCGCCACAGAACTCGACCCCCAAAATCCCGCCGCCTTCCTAGGACTAGGCCAAGCTCTCCTGGCCCGCAACCGCGAGCAGGACGCTAAAACCGCCCTGGAAATGGCGAAAAGACTCTACACCGCCCAAGGGAATACGGCAGGAATTGCGCAGGTTAACGCGATTCTCGACGATCTGTAG
- the sufD gene encoding Fe-S cluster assembly protein SufD, which translates to MRQTDDYLSALLQQSQAQTVRVRSEISGWLQELRQKAAYEVAHQTMPTRRDEEWRFTDLTALKAIAFSPSAPAALEPDAIAPFTLPEATHSQIVFVNGVYVPELSDTTALPDGVFVGNLMTLPLDRCYDAIKYIAYQNDESEVFTALNSTGFPDVAVIWAQADVVVEQPIHLLWVTLPSDDPAFIQPRGLIVADPGASLQIVEQYAVATPLCSDMTPLPPYLNNSVVEVFVQENARVNHTRYQREAGSAFHIGKTAVSQKQDSHYTINTVSLGAQLSRHNLGIWQQGPNTETMLNGLALVDHTQVADTHSLIALNHPHGVTDQLHKCIVDAKGQGVFSGKVLVPQNAQQTQAAQLNRNLLLSPQARVNTQPQLQITADNVKCTHGATVSQIDADELFYLQSRGISQDQSRYLLLDAFAAEVLERIPVPSLRHRLSQCVACRTE; encoded by the coding sequence ATGCGACAGACTGACGATTATCTCAGTGCCCTTTTGCAGCAAAGTCAAGCGCAAACCGTGCGGGTGCGTTCCGAGATTTCGGGATGGTTGCAGGAACTGCGCCAAAAGGCGGCCTATGAGGTGGCCCATCAAACCATGCCGACGCGCCGGGATGAGGAGTGGCGGTTTACGGATTTGACGGCGTTGAAGGCGATCGCCTTTTCCCCTTCGGCTCCGGCGGCACTCGAACCGGATGCGATCGCGCCCTTCACCCTCCCCGAAGCCACCCACAGCCAAATCGTCTTTGTGAATGGGGTCTACGTCCCGGAACTGTCCGACACCACCGCCCTCCCCGATGGCGTGTTTGTCGGCAACCTGATGACCCTCCCCCTCGATCGCTGTTACGACGCGATCAAATACATCGCCTATCAAAATGACGAGTCCGAAGTGTTCACCGCCCTCAACAGCACCGGTTTTCCGGATGTGGCCGTGATTTGGGCCCAAGCTGATGTGGTGGTGGAGCAGCCCATTCATCTGCTCTGGGTGACTCTGCCCAGTGATGATCCGGCCTTTATTCAACCGAGGGGCTTGATTGTGGCTGATCCCGGCGCTAGTCTCCAGATCGTAGAACAGTACGCCGTTGCGACCCCGCTCTGCTCCGACATGACTCCCCTGCCACCCTACCTCAACAATTCCGTGGTGGAAGTGTTTGTCCAAGAGAATGCACGGGTGAACCATACTCGGTATCAGCGCGAAGCGGGCAGTGCTTTCCATATCGGCAAAACGGCAGTCTCCCAAAAACAGGACAGCCACTATACGATCAATACGGTCAGTTTAGGGGCGCAACTCTCCCGCCATAATCTCGGCATTTGGCAACAGGGGCCCAACACGGAAACAATGCTCAATGGTCTCGCCTTGGTGGATCATACCCAGGTTGCCGATACCCACAGCTTGATTGCCCTCAACCATCCCCATGGCGTGACGGATCAACTCCATAAATGTATTGTGGATGCGAAGGGCCAAGGGGTGTTTAGCGGTAAGGTATTAGTCCCCCAAAATGCGCAGCAAACCCAAGCCGCTCAGTTAAACCGTAACTTGCTACTGTCGCCCCAAGCGCGGGTGAATACGCAGCCGCAATTACAGATCACGGCGGATAATGTCAAATGCACCCACGGGGCGACGGTGAGCCAAATCGATGCGGATGAATTGTTTTATCTGCAAAGTCGAGGGATTAGCCAAGATCAGTCGCGGTATTTGCTCCTTGATGCCTTTGCGGCGGAAGTGTTGGAGCGAATTCCGGTGCCGTCGTTGCGCCATCGCCTTAGTCAATGTGTGGCTTGCCGCACGGAATGA
- a CDS encoding RpoD/SigA family RNA polymerase sigma factor, with translation MNVAELNTPDTEMLLAAPESAPADPLETEPQGLEPALVDITFSDQADDSVRSQRNYRKSDLDDTVGAFFKEMARYPLLKPNEEIELAQRVKFLIQVEEMRDSLRQEQQTPTKAAVAIALGLSERQLDQQLYQGRVAKRKMIRSNLRLVVSIAKRYLNRGVPFLDLIQEGAIGLNRATEKFDPNKGYKFSTYAYWWIRQAITRTIANDARTIRLPIHIVEKLNKLKKAQRVLKQTLKRNPTELELAAELDVTPEQLRQLFQLRRQSLSLNHRVGKGEDTELMDLLEDNDLKLPEDQMGEIMMRQEIWEVLSDVLTEREKDVITLRYGLNSTQPHTLEEVGGLFNLSRERVRQIQSKAMRKLRRPQVARRLKGWLY, from the coding sequence ATGAATGTTGCTGAACTGAACACCCCCGACACCGAAATGCTCCTCGCCGCCCCTGAGTCGGCCCCAGCCGACCCGTTGGAGACTGAGCCCCAAGGATTAGAGCCGGCTTTGGTGGATATTACCTTTTCTGACCAAGCTGATGATTCAGTGCGATCGCAACGCAACTACCGTAAAAGTGATTTAGACGACACGGTTGGAGCATTTTTCAAAGAAATGGCCCGCTATCCTCTGCTCAAGCCCAATGAAGAAATCGAACTGGCGCAGCGGGTCAAGTTTTTAATTCAAGTGGAAGAAATGCGGGACAGTTTGCGCCAGGAGCAGCAAACACCAACCAAGGCGGCGGTAGCGATCGCCCTCGGCCTCAGCGAACGCCAACTCGACCAGCAACTCTACCAAGGGCGGGTCGCCAAGCGCAAAATGATCCGCTCCAATCTTCGGCTTGTGGTATCCATCGCCAAACGCTACCTGAATCGGGGCGTGCCTTTCCTCGACCTGATCCAAGAAGGTGCGATCGGGCTGAACCGGGCCACGGAGAAATTTGACCCCAACAAAGGCTACAAGTTCTCCACCTACGCCTATTGGTGGATTCGCCAAGCGATCACCCGCACGATCGCCAACGATGCCCGCACGATCCGCCTCCCGATCCATATCGTTGAAAAACTCAACAAACTCAAAAAAGCCCAGCGCGTCCTCAAACAAACCCTGAAGCGCAACCCCACCGAACTCGAACTCGCCGCCGAACTCGATGTTACCCCCGAACAACTGCGCCAACTGTTTCAACTGCGGCGGCAGTCCCTCTCGTTAAACCACCGCGTCGGCAAGGGCGAAGACACCGAACTGATGGATCTCCTTGAAGACAACGACCTCAAGCTCCCCGAAGACCAAATGGGCGAAATCATGATGCGCCAAGAAATTTGGGAGGTGTTGAGTGATGTCCTCACCGAGCGCGAGAAAGACGTGATCACCCTCCGCTACGGCCTCAACAGCACCCAACCCCACACCCTCGAAGAAGTGGGCGGCCTGTTTAACCTGTCCCGTGAGCGAGTGCGCCAAATCCAAAGCAAGGCCATGCGCAAACTCCGCCGTCCCCAGGTGGCGCGTCGTCTCAAAGGCTGGTTGTATTAG
- the sufC gene encoding Fe-S cluster assembly ATPase SufC has protein sequence MIRDNSPVILSVKNLTATVDGTPILKGVNFEVKAGEVHAIMGRNGSGKSTFSKVLAGHPDYEVTGGEVIYHGENILDLEPDERALKGIFLAFQYPLEIPGVSNLDFLRVAYNSRQKALGREEVDTFDFEDLIEEKLGIVQMEAKFLDRSVNEGFSGGEKKRNEILQMALLEPSLAILDETDSGLDIDALRIVAHGVNQLATADNATVMITHYQRLLDYIEPDFVHVMQAGQIVKSGGKELALELEERGYDFLDNHEAEAGVTA, from the coding sequence ATGATTCGAGACAATAGCCCGGTGATCTTATCGGTTAAAAACCTGACCGCCACCGTTGACGGTACACCCATCCTGAAGGGGGTCAACTTCGAGGTTAAAGCGGGCGAAGTTCACGCCATCATGGGGCGGAATGGTTCCGGAAAAAGCACCTTCTCCAAAGTGCTCGCGGGTCATCCCGACTACGAAGTGACCGGCGGCGAGGTGATCTACCACGGCGAAAATATCCTCGACCTCGAACCCGATGAGCGGGCGTTAAAAGGAATCTTCCTCGCCTTTCAATATCCCCTCGAAATTCCAGGGGTGAGTAATTTAGATTTTCTCCGGGTTGCCTATAATTCTCGCCAAAAGGCCCTGGGCCGCGAGGAAGTCGATACCTTTGATTTTGAAGATCTGATCGAGGAAAAACTCGGCATTGTCCAGATGGAGGCGAAGTTCCTCGATCGCAGCGTCAATGAAGGGTTTTCCGGCGGGGAGAAAAAGCGCAACGAGATTTTGCAAATGGCGCTCCTCGAACCGAGTTTGGCGATTCTGGATGAAACGGATTCCGGGCTGGATATTGATGCGCTGCGGATTGTGGCCCATGGTGTCAATCAACTGGCAACGGCGGACAATGCCACGGTGATGATTACCCACTACCAACGCTTGCTTGACTATATCGAGCCGGATTTTGTCCATGTGATGCAGGCGGGGCAGATCGTGAAAAGTGGTGGGAAAGAGTTGGCCCTGGAACTGGAAGAGCGGGGCTATGATTTCTTGGATAACCACGAGGCTGAGGCGGGAGTGACGGCATAA
- a CDS encoding SufS family cysteine desulfurase, producing the protein MVFLDNSTLAREVRGDFPILDQQVHDKPLIYFDSAATSQKPQAVIDALDHYYALDNSNVHRGAHSLSARATTAYEAARDKVAAFIKARSRNEIVFTRNASEAINLVAYSWGAQTLQAGDEIILSVMEHHSNLVPWQMLAQRTGAVLKHVPLTATEEFDLEAFDALLSDRTKLVAVVHVSNTLGCVNPVAEIIARSHRVGARVLLDTCQSVPHMPMDVQALDCDWLVASGHKMCGPTGIGFLYGKLDLLEAMPPFLGGGEMIETVFLDHSTYAGLPHKFEAGTPAIGEAIALGAAVDYLSGIGMERIHAYEQDLSNYLYSQLSAIEGLRIYGPNPNRSDRAALAAFNVKGFNASDLATLLDHEGVAIRVGHHCTQPLHRLLGITGSARASLYFYNTHAEVDQFIAALQETLVFFRSMNAMD; encoded by the coding sequence ATGGTGTTCCTCGATAATTCGACCCTTGCCCGTGAAGTCCGTGGGGATTTTCCCATTTTGGATCAACAGGTGCATGATAAGCCGCTGATCTATTTTGACAGCGCGGCCACGTCCCAAAAACCGCAGGCGGTGATTGATGCCCTCGATCATTACTACGCCTTGGATAATTCCAATGTCCATCGTGGGGCCCATAGCCTCAGTGCGCGGGCGACGACGGCCTACGAGGCGGCACGGGATAAGGTGGCGGCGTTTATCAAGGCGCGATCGCGTAATGAGATTGTCTTCACCCGCAACGCCAGCGAAGCGATTAACCTCGTGGCCTACAGTTGGGGAGCGCAGACGCTCCAAGCCGGAGATGAGATCATTCTCTCGGTGATGGAACACCACAGCAATCTTGTGCCCTGGCAGATGTTGGCCCAACGGACGGGGGCAGTGCTGAAACATGTGCCCCTGACGGCCACAGAAGAATTTGATCTTGAGGCGTTTGATGCCCTCTTGAGCGATCGCACCAAACTCGTTGCCGTCGTCCATGTATCCAATACCCTCGGCTGCGTCAATCCCGTCGCGGAAATCATCGCCCGTAGCCATCGCGTTGGGGCGCGAGTCTTACTTGACACCTGCCAAAGTGTGCCCCACATGCCCATGGATGTGCAGGCCCTCGATTGTGATTGGCTCGTGGCATCGGGTCATAAAATGTGCGGCCCCACGGGGATCGGCTTCCTCTACGGTAAATTAGACCTCCTCGAAGCAATGCCGCCCTTTTTGGGCGGGGGCGAAATGATTGAAACGGTGTTTTTGGATCATTCCACCTATGCGGGGTTGCCCCATAAGTTTGAAGCGGGAACGCCTGCGATTGGAGAAGCGATCGCCCTCGGAGCCGCCGTCGATTATCTCAGCGGGATCGGCATGGAGCGCATTCACGCCTACGAGCAAGACTTGTCCAATTATCTCTACAGCCAATTGAGCGCGATCGAGGGTTTGCGCATCTACGGGCCGAACCCGAATCGCAGCGATCGCGCCGCCCTCGCGGCCTTTAACGTCAAAGGATTCAACGCCAGCGACCTCGCCACCTTACTCGATCACGAAGGGGTTGCAATTCGTGTCGGTCACCACTGCACCCAACCCCTCCACCGCCTCCTCGGCATCACGGGCAGTGCCCGCGCCAGTCTCTACTTCTACAACACCCACGCCGAAGTTGATCAGTTCATCGCTGCCCTGCAAGAAACCCTGGTCTTCTTTCGCAGCATGAACGCGATGGATTGA
- the priA gene encoding primosomal protein N', with translation MQHAPLWVDILVDCPTVQAVFTYQIPLEFAVAPGDVVQVPFGVQQLGGIVLQRREILPPDIAPDQIRPVLGVIAPGFLAPDYLTLLQRVATDYCTPLITVVRAALPPGLLGKSQRRIQLWRDRLPPGAETFCSAPAQAVLALLDQQPEGDYSMRYLKQKVRQADKGVRDLMARDWVRSYLEPPRYSQPQKRQAITLLQATGPAGDLTKRQQEILTILQRQGGQMWLMEFLSLCRTTTDTLKKLETKGYVVIQDQEVLRLEQGEGQQRDAPKVLTAAQQSVLGAIASSAGFQVFLLHGVTGSGKTEVYLQAIAPRLAAGQSALVLVPEIGLTPQLTDRFRARFGDRVYVYHSDLSEGERYDTWRTMLDSGPHVLIGTRSAVFAPLRNLGMIILDEEHDASFKQEQPSPTYHARTVAQWRAELAQCALILGSATPALETWQAAHHPPAQYLTLPQRIHDRPLPPVEIVDMRVELKRGNRSIFSDRLHHALTAMQTNGQQGILFIPRRGHSTFVSCRSCGEVLHCPHCDVSLSYHHTHDQATPRLICHYCNHHQAQPPHCPACSSPYLKQFGSGTQRVITELARQFPQLRLLRFDSDTTRTKGAHRALLTRFAQGHADVLVGTQMLTKGLDVAQVTVVGIVAADGLLHLPQYRATERAFQVLTQVAGRAGRGEEPGRVILQTYSPDHAVVQAVKAYDYSAFMAATLQERHQHYYPPYCRLVLVRVSGLDQEVVRSTAELVAMKVRSLCAEWARSLCAEETQSLCAEETQSLCAEETQSLCAEWARSLCAEWDQSSDLPPSIQILGPAPAPIMRIKRRFRWHLVVKLPPHVPSLPDFSPLYALCPSTVILSLNIDPLYFD, from the coding sequence ATGCAACACGCTCCGCTGTGGGTCGATATTTTGGTGGATTGTCCCACCGTGCAGGCGGTTTTTACCTATCAGATCCCGCTAGAGTTTGCCGTAGCTCCGGGGGATGTGGTGCAAGTGCCCTTTGGGGTGCAACAGTTGGGCGGGATCGTACTCCAGCGGCGGGAAATTCTCCCGCCGGACATTGCCCCGGATCAGATTCGGCCTGTGCTAGGGGTGATCGCACCGGGATTTTTAGCCCCGGACTATCTCACCCTCTTGCAGCGGGTGGCGACCGATTACTGTACGCCGTTGATCACGGTGGTGCGTGCCGCGTTGCCGCCGGGTCTGTTGGGGAAGTCCCAGCGGCGGATTCAACTCTGGCGCGATCGCCTCCCTCCCGGTGCGGAAACGTTTTGTTCGGCCCCCGCCCAAGCCGTGCTCGCTCTCCTCGATCAACAGCCCGAAGGGGACTACAGTATGCGCTACCTGAAGCAGAAGGTGCGCCAAGCCGACAAAGGCGTGCGGGACTTGATGGCGCGGGACTGGGTGCGCAGCTATCTCGAACCGCCGCGCTACAGTCAGCCCCAAAAACGCCAAGCAATTACCCTCCTCCAAGCCACCGGCCCAGCCGGAGACCTCACGAAACGACAACAGGAAATCCTGACAATTTTGCAGCGTCAGGGGGGGCAAATGTGGCTGATGGAGTTTCTGTCCTTGTGTCGCACGACGACGGACACCCTCAAGAAGTTGGAAACCAAAGGCTATGTGGTGATTCAAGATCAAGAGGTGTTGCGTTTAGAGCAGGGCGAGGGTCAGCAACGGGATGCCCCCAAGGTGCTGACTGCTGCGCAGCAGTCAGTGTTAGGGGCGATCGCATCCAGCGCCGGGTTTCAAGTCTTTTTGCTCCATGGGGTGACGGGATCGGGAAAAACAGAGGTGTATTTACAGGCGATCGCGCCTCGTTTAGCCGCCGGTCAATCGGCCCTCGTCCTCGTGCCGGAAATTGGCCTCACGCCCCAATTAACCGATCGGTTTCGGGCCCGATTTGGCGATCGCGTCTATGTCTATCACAGCGACTTATCCGAGGGGGAACGGTATGATACCTGGCGCACGATGTTAGACAGCGGCCCCCATGTGCTGATTGGGACGCGATCGGCGGTGTTTGCCCCGTTGCGCAATCTGGGGATGATCATCCTGGATGAAGAACATGATGCGAGTTTTAAACAAGAGCAGCCCAGCCCCACCTATCACGCCCGCACCGTCGCCCAATGGCGGGCCGAATTGGCGCAATGCGCCCTGATTCTCGGCTCGGCCACCCCCGCCCTCGAAACCTGGCAAGCCGCCCACCATCCCCCCGCGCAGTATCTCACCCTACCCCAACGGATTCACGATCGCCCCCTGCCCCCAGTGGAAATCGTCGATATGCGGGTCGAATTAAAGCGGGGCAATCGGTCGATTTTTAGCGATCGCCTCCACCACGCCCTCACCGCAATGCAAACCAACGGCCAACAGGGCATCCTCTTCATCCCCCGTCGCGGCCACAGCACCTTTGTCTCCTGCCGTAGTTGTGGCGAAGTCCTCCACTGTCCCCACTGCGATGTTTCCCTCTCCTATCACCACACCCACGACCAGGCAACCCCCCGCCTGATCTGCCACTACTGCAACCATCACCAAGCCCAGCCCCCCCACTGCCCCGCCTGTAGCTCCCCCTACCTCAAACAATTCGGCAGCGGCACTCAGCGAGTGATCACGGAATTAGCACGCCAATTTCCCCAGTTACGGCTACTCCGGTTTGACAGCGACACCACCCGCACCAAAGGCGCTCACCGGGCCTTGCTCACTCGCTTCGCCCAGGGTCATGCTGATGTCCTCGTGGGAACCCAGATGCTCACGAAGGGGTTAGATGTGGCCCAGGTGACCGTGGTGGGCATCGTCGCGGCGGATGGTTTACTTCATCTGCCCCAATACCGCGCCACGGAGCGGGCGTTTCAAGTGCTGACCCAGGTGGCCGGGCGGGCCGGACGCGGCGAGGAACCGGGGCGGGTGATTCTCCAAACCTACAGCCCCGATCATGCCGTGGTGCAGGCGGTCAAAGCCTACGATTACTCGGCCTTCATGGCAGCGACGTTACAGGAACGCCACCAACATTACTATCCGCCCTATTGTCGATTGGTATTAGTGCGGGTGAGTGGGTTGGATCAGGAGGTGGTGCGATCGACGGCGGAACTGGTGGCGATGAAGGTGCGATCGCTCTGCGCTGAGTGGGCGCGATCGCTCTGCGCTGAGGAAACTCAATCGCTCTGCGCTGAGGAAACTCAATCGCTTTGCGCTGAGGAAACTCAATCGCTTTGCGCTGAGTGGGCGCGATCACTTTGCGCTGAGTGGGATCAATCCTCAGACCTCCCCCCCTCAATCCAGATTCTCGGCCCCGCTCCCGCCCCGATCATGCGAATTAAACGGCGGTTCCGCTGGCATCTTGTGGTCAAACTGCCGCCCCACGTCCCATCACTGCCGGACTTTTCCCCCCTGTACGCCCTCTGTCCTTCAACCGTGATCCTGTCTTTAAATATCGACCCGCTGTATTTTGATTAG
- the sufR gene encoding iron-sulfur cluster biosynthesis transcriptional regulator SufR, producing MVTTQHASTKQDILHHLLKHGQATAQNLADSLAISPQAIRRHLKDLEDDGLLAYEAIQNGMGRPQHQYSLSREGREQFPHRYGEFTVALIDTLMETVGREQVGVVLRKQWERKALAYRDRIGPGSLRDRVEALVQIRQAEGYMAEIHPVEHPDSDTPQQYIFAEHNCAISEVAESFPSVCGHELEMFEAILPDCTVERTQWLNDGEHRCGYLIRAKASL from the coding sequence ATGGTGACGACGCAGCACGCTTCGACCAAGCAAGACATTCTGCATCATTTACTCAAACACGGGCAAGCCACTGCCCAGAACCTCGCAGACTCCCTGGCGATTAGTCCCCAAGCAATTCGGCGACATTTAAAGGATCTCGAAGACGATGGCCTCTTGGCCTATGAGGCGATCCAAAATGGCATGGGGCGGCCCCAACATCAATATTCCCTCAGTCGTGAAGGGCGCGAACAGTTCCCCCATCGCTATGGAGAATTTACGGTTGCCCTGATCGATACGCTGATGGAAACCGTGGGCCGAGAACAGGTGGGGGTCGTGCTTCGGAAACAATGGGAGCGCAAAGCGTTGGCGTATCGCGATCGCATTGGCCCTGGGTCACTGCGCGATCGTGTTGAAGCCCTGGTGCAAATTCGCCAAGCCGAAGGCTACATGGCCGAAATTCACCCCGTAGAACACCCCGACAGCGACACCCCCCAACAGTACATTTTCGCCGAACACAATTGCGCCATCTCCGAAGTTGCAGAATCGTTTCCCTCTGTCTGCGGCCACGAGTTGGAAATGTTCGAGGCAATTCTCCCCGATTGCACCGTGGAGCGCACCCAATGGCTCAACGACGGTGAACACCGTTGCGGCTATCTGATTCGTGCCAAGGCCTCCCTTTAA
- the sufB gene encoding Fe-S cluster assembly protein SufB, whose translation MSATSVKTLVNQPYKYGFITDIEADSLPPGLSEDVIRLISAKKNEPEFMLEFRLKAYRHWLTMAEPDWAHVGYPPINYQDIIYYSAPKTKDGEKLKSLDDVDPALLETFEKLGIPLSEQKRLGNVAVDAIFDSVSIATTFKEKLGEAGVIFCSISEALQEHPELIKKYLGTVVPTADNYFAALNSAVFSDGSFVFVPKGVTCPMELSTYFRMNSGDTGQFERTLIVAEEGASVSYLEGCTAPMYDSNQLHAAIVELVALDDADIKYSTVQNWFAGDESGKGGIYNFVTKRGLCKGKNSKISWTQVETGSAITWKYPSCVLVGDNSVGEFYSIALTNNHQQADTGTKMVHIGRNTRSRIISKGISAGQSKNSYRGLVKMGPNAKGARNYSQCDSMLIGDRAEANTFPYIQVDNNTAKVEHEASTSKIGEDQLFYFAQRGISSEDAISMLISGFCKDVFNQLPMEFAAEADKLLSLKLEGTVG comes from the coding sequence ATGAGTGCAACCTCTGTCAAAACCCTCGTCAATCAACCCTACAAGTATGGGTTTATCACCGACATCGAAGCTGACAGCCTTCCCCCAGGCCTCAGTGAAGACGTGATCCGGCTCATTTCTGCCAAGAAAAATGAGCCAGAATTCATGCTCGAATTTCGCCTTAAAGCCTATCGGCATTGGCTAACAATGGCCGAACCCGACTGGGCCCACGTCGGCTATCCCCCGATTAATTATCAAGACATCATTTACTACTCAGCGCCGAAAACCAAAGACGGTGAAAAGCTCAAGAGCCTAGATGATGTTGATCCCGCCCTCTTAGAAACCTTTGAGAAACTGGGGATTCCCCTTTCCGAGCAAAAGCGCCTGGGTAATGTGGCCGTCGATGCCATTTTTGACAGCGTTTCGATTGCCACCACATTTAAAGAAAAACTCGGCGAAGCAGGGGTAATTTTCTGCTCCATTTCCGAAGCCCTCCAAGAACACCCGGAACTGATTAAAAAATATCTCGGCACGGTGGTTCCCACGGCTGATAACTATTTTGCGGCGCTGAATTCGGCGGTGTTTAGTGATGGTTCCTTTGTGTTTGTGCCCAAAGGGGTCACCTGCCCGATGGAATTGTCCACCTATTTCCGGATGAATAGCGGCGATACGGGACAGTTCGAGCGCACCTTGATTGTGGCTGAAGAAGGGGCCTCGGTGAGCTATCTCGAAGGCTGCACCGCGCCCATGTACGACAGCAATCAACTACACGCTGCGATCGTGGAACTGGTGGCCCTCGATGATGCGGACATTAAATATTCCACCGTGCAAAACTGGTTTGCTGGCGATGAAAGCGGCAAAGGCGGAATCTATAATTTCGTCACCAAACGGGGACTGTGCAAAGGGAAAAACTCAAAAATTTCCTGGACTCAGGTGGAAACCGGATCGGCGATCACCTGGAAATATCCCAGTTGTGTCCTCGTGGGTGATAACTCCGTCGGCGAATTCTACTCCATCGCCCTGACGAACAATCACCAACAGGCGGACACCGGCACGAAGATGGTGCATATCGGCCGCAACACCCGCAGCCGGATCATCTCGAAAGGAATTTCGGCGGGGCAATCGAAGAACAGCTATCGCGGTCTAGTCAAGATGGGGCCCAACGCGAAAGGGGCGCGGAACTATTCCCAATGTGATTCGATGTTGATTGGCGATCGCGCCGAAGCCAACACCTTCCCCTACATCCAGGTAGACAACAACACCGCCAAAGTTGAACACGAAGCCTCCACCTCCAAAATTGGTGAAGACCAACTCTTTTACTTTGCCCAACGCGGGATCAGCTCCGAAGACGCGATTTCGATGTTGATCAGCGGCTTCTGCAAAGACGTGTTCAATCAACTGCCGATGGAATTTGCTGCCGAAGCGGATAAACTCCTCAGCCTCAAACTTGAAGGAACCGTGGGGTAA